The DNA region CGGGCCGGGATGAAATTGCCGAGACCGCCATCAAACTGCTCATGGAGCGGATCAAGAATCCGGATGGCGGCCCGCCCCGGGAGATCGAGGCGGCTTTCCGCGTGGTGCCCCGCGAGTCCACCCTGGGCACCCGGGCCAGGGTCCGGGCTGACGTCTAGCCCCAGTCAGCAGTCGGCCAGCCGTCCTTCCACGTCAGACGGGCCAGTCCCAGCCTGAAGGCGCCGTCGAGTTCTTCCGCGTAGTAGTGGAATGCCAGCGTGTCCCCGGAGACGGACTGCCCGCCCGGGCCGATCCTGCCGCCGTCGGACGACAGGAGCAGTGTGCCGCCGCCGTCGAGCAGTGCCTTGCCGTCGGCGTCCAGATAAGGGCCGGTGATGGTGTCCGACTTCCCCACCGCGATGTTGTACGTGCTCTCCAGGCCCTGGCAGCAGAAGTCGCGGGAGAAGAAGAGGTAGTAGGCGCCGTCATGGGGCAGGATGTAGGGCGCCTCGATGGCGTTGGGCGGCGCCTTCCGGTCCGCGAGGGTCAGCGGCGGTTCGCTCCCGGCGCGCAGCCCGGTGGGCCACTCAAGCTGAACCATCTGCAGGCCGGTCCAGAAGGACCCGAAGGACATCCACGGAGTCCCGTCCTCATCCTCGGCGATGCCCGGATCGATGGCGTTGAACCTCTCCCCTTTCGAGGAAATCACCTGTCCCTGGTCCACCCATTTATAGGCTGGATCCGCAGGGTCCAGGGTGGTGTTGGTTGCCAGCGCGATCACGGACAGGTTCTTGCCGAACGTTGACGCAGAGTAGTAGAGGTACCACGTGCCGCCATGCTCGTACAGCTCCGGCGCCCACAGGTTGTCAACGCCGGGAACCGCTGCCGTGAGCCAGGCCGGCTTCTCCTGCCACACCTCACCCGCATACTCCCAGTTGACGCCATCGGTGGAGCGCCGGATCTGGATGTTTCCGTCGGCCACCTGGCCGTTTCCGGTGGAATAGACAAACCACGGTTCGCCGTCCTCCCCGGCCACCAACGCTGGGTCATGAGTGAAGAAATCCCCGGCCAGCCCAGCGGCTGGGGAGGACTCACCTTGCGCCGTCGCGCCAGGGAACGCGGCGCAACCGGACAGCAAAAGGACGACGGCGGCCAGCGCCGCGGCCAGCCGCACCCGTAGGCGGCTGGCCGTGGCGAACTTCGTTGGGACGTGCACGTCAGCCTAGTGCGACGGCGGACCAGGACACTGGCGGCAGCGTCACCGTGAGCGTCCCCTCCTCCAGGACGGCGCCCGTGAGCTCCTTCAGGCCCACCCGGTTCTGGTCCTGCAGGGTGTTCTTGGCGTAGACGTCCTCATCGTGGAGGGTCACGGCCTCGGTGACCACTGTTGCGTTGAGCTCGGACACGCGGACCGTCACATCGATCGCCTCGGTCATGCTGCGGTTCACCAGGAACAGGGCCGACTGGCCGGTGGCGGCGTCGGCGGTTGCCACGGCGTCCACCAGCGGCGCTTCGCCGTACACCGCCGTCGAGTACGTTCCTGCCTCGATGCGGGGGCGGAGCACTTCACCGCGGGCCAGCCGCGAGGTCACGGAGAACGGGAAGAAGGTGGTCTGGCGCCAGGCGTCGCCGCCGGGTTCGGTCATGATGGGTGCAATGACGTTGACCAGCTGGGCGAGCGAGGCCGCGGCAACACGGTCGTGGTTCTTCAGCAGGGTGATCAGCAGGTTTCCGAACACTACGGCGTCGGCGACGGAGTAAGTGTCCTCCAGCTGGCGCGGTGCGTGCACCCATTCCTCATTGACCTCGTCCGAGGCCTGGTGCTCATCCAGGTACCAGATGTTCCACTCATCGAAGGACAGCTGGATGGTCTTTTTGCTCTTCAGCTTGTGCTTGACGTGGTCGGCCGTGGCCACCACGGTTTCAATGAAGTACTGCATGTCCAGCGAGGACGCCAGGTAGGAGCCAAGGTCGCCGTTGCGCTCCTGGTAGTACGCGTGGCAGGAGATGTAGTCCACGTAGTCGTAGCTGTGCTCCAGGACCACGCGCTCCCATTCGCCGAACGTGGGCATGGAGGAGCTGGACGAACCGCACACCACCAGCTGCAGGTCCTTGTCCGCGGTCTTCATGGCGGAGGCCGTGCGGGCCGCAAGCTTGCCATAGTTGTCAGCGGACATGTGGCCGATCTGCCATGGCCCGTCCATCTCGTTGCCGAGGCACCACATGCGGATGTTGTAGGGGTCCTTTGCACCGTTGGCAATGCGCTGGTCGCTGAGGGTGGTGCCGGAGGGGTGGTTGGCGTATTCCAGCAGGTCCAGGGCAGCTTCGATGCCGCGGGTGCCCAGGTTGACGGCCATCATGAGTTCGGAGCCGGTGAGCTCGCACCAGCGGGCGAACTCGTCCAGGCCCACCTGGTTGGATTCCAGCGAGTGCCAGGCGAGGTCCCGCCGGACCGGACGCCGGTCCCGTGGGCCTACTCCGTCCTCCCACCGGTAGCCGGAAACGAAGTTGCCGCCCGGGTAGCGGATGGTGCTGGATCCCAGCTCCTTGACCAGCTCAATGACGTCCAGCCGGAACCCGTCCTCGTTGGCGGTCGGGTGGCCGGGTTCGTAGATGCCGTCGTAGACGCACCGGCCCAGGTGCTCCACGAAGGAGCCAAAAATGCGCCGGTTCACGGGGGCAATAACGGCCGACCGGTCGATGGTGATGACGGCTGGTGCCACAACAGCCAGATCGGTCTGTTCAATAGCAGCGGAGGTGATGGTCACGGTTCTTCCTGTTCTGTATAACGTTGTAGAAAAATGTGGAGTTTGGGCTGTCGGAAAGCCTGGCGGGACGGACGGTCGTTACGCGGTGGCGGGTTCAGGAGGTTCGAGGCCTTCCAGCCGCCGGCCCACGAGCCAACCCGAGATCAGTAGCGGGACGGAGGCCCCCACCAGCGGCACCAGGAAGGTCATCCCGGAGAAGACAACAGCAAAGGCCACCAGGCTCAAGAGCAGGGAAATGCCCATCACCGGCGACACCAGAGGCAGCATGAACGCCGTACGCCAGGTCGTGGTGACCGAGTCCCGGTAGCGGCTGCACACGGCAACGGCCGTGGCTGCCGCCATGATGATGCCCACGCCGGCAACGGCAGCCAGCAGAAGCAGCACGGCATAGATGGGCGAGGACAGCATCGCGACACCCGCCGGTCCCAGCACGGTCAGGCTGTTAAGGAAGAGCACGACGCCGGCAAGCCAGAAGATGCTGCCCACCCGGTTGACATGCCAAAACTGTGAGCGATACACCGTGACGAAGTCACGCACCAGGTGTTCGCCGGCGCCGCTGCGCACCCTCGCCAGGACAGTGGTGGCGGCAACGGCCGCCGGGAACAGCCCGAAGACCACCAGGCCGGCCAGCGTACCCGCCACAAACAAGACATTGACCAGCACCAGCCTGGTGGCAAAGCCAAGCCACTCCATCACGCGGCCGGCCCAGCCTAGCGGGGAATCGTTCACGACAGGTCCCCCTTTGTGCCACTCCAGGCCACGCCGTGCTGATCGATGCCGCTGAAGGACAGCGCAGCGTGACCGCGCGCCCAGTCCCAGGAGCCAAACACCACCGCGTCAAGTTCCTTGGCCGCGCCCGAACCGTCCGGGAGGCCGGGAAGAAGCAACCGTGCATGGGCCGGCGTGCCGTCGGAAACAGCGGATCCGTGTTTGCCTGAGGCCAGGCATTCGAGTTCCAGCTCCACCGCAGGCACCAGGTCCGTTGACTCCGGATCAAACCGGAGCACGCGCCACAGTCCAGCAACCGGTTCGGGGACAGCCAGCGCCTCCCTTCCCCGGCCGGCAAACGGCTGGGGTGAGATAACAGGCCAGCTGGCCGCATTGAAGAAAAGCCGCCGGAGCTGGACCACGTGCTGGGACGGGTCCGCCGAAAAGCGGACGTGGTGGACCACGAAATATTCGGTGGCCCCGCCCGGACCGGCCTGGGTGAGGACCGAGTTGTGGCCGGGGGCAAGCCAGCCAGTGCCGCCGTCGAACTGGTAGCTGCCCAGCAGCTTGGTTCCAGTGGACGCCGGAGGGGCAGTAAGGTCCATCAGTGAATTCCCGCGGAAGTCCCGGTAGGGCCCGGCGATGTGGTCCGCCACCGCCACCCGCACGTTGTAGGTGCTGAAGAGGGAATCGTAGGACGTGAACAGCACGTAGCGGTCCTCTTCGGCGCGGTACAGGACGAACGCGCCCTCCACGGCTCCGTCCACCGAAGGGTGCCGGCGGGCGATGAGGGTGCCCAGGTCCCCTGTGGCCAGCGGCTCCCCGGAGATCCGGTCCAGCGGCAGGGTGTAGATGCCGGAGAAGAAGGAGCCGTAGGTGAGCCAGGGGGCGCCGTCGGCATCCCAGGCCACGGCGGCGTCGATGGCGTTCTGGGTGTGTTCGCCGGCCCGGGTGGCCACCACAATTCCCCGGTCGTCCCAGGGGCCGGCGGGGGCAGGAGCCACCGCCAGCCCGATGGCCGAGGTGTTGGAGCCGAACGTGGAGGCGGAGTAGTACATGTGCCAGTTACCGTCCGGCCAGCGGACCACTTCAGGGGCCCACAGGCCGCGAGCACCGGACCACTCTGCGGCGGGGCCGGGGACGCCGTCGAACGCGGTTCCCGCATACTGCCAGGCCACCAGGTCGGTCGACGTGCGCATGTGTACCCCTGCGGGAATATCTTTTGAGTTGGCCACAGCGTCCGTGGAGAACATGTAGTACGTGCCGTCGTCGTCGAGGACCACCGTGGGATCGTGGGCATGCCGGGAACCCCAGGCAGAGGAATCCACGGATGCGGAGGCCGGCAGCGGAAGCAGTTCCGACGGAGGCTTCCCAGCGGGAATGATGTCAGCAATCTGCATGGTTCAGCCCTTGGATCCTGACAGGGCGATGGATTCGATGATCTGGCGCTGGAAAACGATGAAGACGATCAGCACGGGCAGCAGCGCGATAAACGATGCTGCCATGATCAGGGGGTAGTCGGTCTGGATGGCGTACTGGGCGTTGAAGTTGGCGATCACCAGCTGCAGCGTCTGTGTGCCCGGCGAGTTCAGGTAGATGATGGGCGCCAGGTAGTCGTTCCAGACCGCCATGAACCAGAGGATGAACTGGGCGGCCAGTGCCGGACGGATGGCGGGCATGATCAGGGTCCAGAAGATCTGCAGGTAGGACGCGCCGTCGATCCTGGCCGCTTCCACGATGGAATCCGGCACGCTGTTCAGGAACTGGCGCAGGAAGAAGATCATGATGATGTTGCCGAACACGCCCGGCACGATCAGCGGCAGCAGGGTATCCACCCAGCCGATGCTGGCGAAGATGGTGAACTGCGGAATCATCAGGGTGGGGAACGGGATCATCAGGCCGGAGAGCAGGCCCAGGAAGAGGACGTTCTTGAAGGGCATCCGCATCTTGGCGAACGCGAAGGCTGCGAGCGCCGAGGTGAGCGATCCGACGATGGTGACCGAGCAGGCCACGATCAGGCTGTTCTGGATTCCGCTGAGCAGGGGGCCGGCCGTCCAGATCCGGGCGTAGTTCTCCCAGACGAAGGGGTCCGGGATCCACTGCGGCGGAAGCTCGAACACCCCGTCCTTGGTCTTCAGCGACGTGGAGAAGGTCCACGCCAGAGGGGCGATCATGATGATGGCCCCCACGGACAGGACGAGCGTGGTGAGGATGTTGCCCAGCCGCAGCCCGTCCTTGGCCGACCTCTGGCCCTGGGTTCTCCGGCGCGGGCCGCTCTTGTCCTGGCCGCCGGCACTGCCGGGGATCGGCCCGGTGGGTTCCAGCGGAGGGGTGGTGATGACGTTCTGTGCCGACATGGCGTCCTGCCTCAATCGATCGAAAACTGGTTGCGGCGGTTGAGCCGGAACTGGATGAAGGTAATCACGAACACAAGCAGCCCCAGTACCACGGACATGGCCGAGGCGTAGCCCATCTGGAGGTTGTCGAACGCCTTCTGCCAGATGTACCAAACGATGGACGCGGACTCGAACTCCGGGCCGCCGGTGGGAGTCATGATGTTGATCTCCACGAAGATCTGCGAGCCGCCGATGATGCTGGTGACGATGAGGAAGAACGTGACCGGCCGGACCATGGGGATGGTGATGTGGCGGAACTGCTGCCATGCCGTGGCGCCATCCAGGGCGGCGGCCTCATACAGGTAGCGGGGCACGGACTGCAGGGCCGCCAGGTAGAGCAGCATCGAATATCCCAGGCCCTTCCACACCGCCATGATGATGAGGGCCGGCTTCACGGTGGCGGTGTCCTGCAGCCAGTTGGGGCCGTCGATCCCGAGCAGCCCAAGGCCCTGGTTGATGAGGCCGAAGTCGCCGTTGAAGGCCCACTGCCACAGGATGGCCACCGCGGCGATGGAGGAGATCACCGGCAGGTAGTAGACGGTTCGGAAGAAGGTGGTCCCGCGCATCTTGCGGTTCATGGCCAGGGCCAGCGCCAGCGAAATGGCCAGGCCAACCGGAATGCCGATCATCATGTAGATGGTGTTCCACAGCGACTTGAGGAAGTACCGGTCGCCGAACATCTTGGTGTAGTTGTCCAGGCCCTTGAACACCGGCGCGGAGATGCCGTTCCAGTTGGTGAAGGACGCGTAGACAGAGAACAGCAGGGGGAAAAGCGTAAAGAGGAGGAACCCGATCACCGGTATGGCAACAAAGACAAGGGCGGCCTGGTGTTCCTTCCGGTGAAGCCGCGAGCGGCGCGTGACGGTTGTTGACATCCTTGGATCCTCTTTGATTCGAGATGGTGGGGTGCAGGGCAGAAAGACTCGTGGAAAGGTGCCGCGGCCGCGCTCCGGTGCAGCCGCGGCACCTGGCTTGTGGGGCTAGTTGCCTGCCTGCTGGTTGGCGGCGTCCAGGAACTCCTGCATCCTGGGCTGCGCTTCCTTGAGGTAGTCCGCGGCGGTCTGCTTGCCGTCCAGGACCGGCTGAATGTTGGTGAAGAGTTCGTCGTACCACTCGGCGTTGAAGGTGTTGCCGCCGGGAAGGGCACGGCCGTAGTCCTTGACTATCTGCAGGAACTCGGCCTTGTTTGCGGGCTTGGTGGTGGTATCCGCGGCCCAGGTCTCGGCCATGTCCTTCAGGTTGGGAATCTGGATCCCGGCGTCAACCAGGCTCTGCTGGGCTTCCTTGTTGGCCGTGAGGTACTCCACCAGCTTGACGGCGTCCTCCGGGAGTTTGGTGCTCTCCGAGACGGCGATGCCGAGTGTGCCCGTCCAGGAGGCCGTCTTGCCTGTTTTGCCGGCGGGGTAGGGGATGACGTCCCAGTCGAAGTCGAGCTTCTGGTAGGTGGAGAGGTCCCAGGGGGCGATCGGGAAGAAGCCGATTTCGCCCTTCATCCACCGCTGGTAGGTATCGAGAGTCTGCGCCTCTGCCACGGAGGGCGTGACCGCGTGGACGTTCTGCAGGTCCGCGAACCACTGGAGTGCCTCGGCGAACTCCGGGGTATCCACGGTGACCTTCGTGCGGTCCGCGTTGAGCCAGTCGCCACCGTTGGACCAGACAAACGGCTGCAGGTTCCACTGAACGTTCAGGCCTGTGCCCCACTGGTCCAGGGTGCCGTCCCCGTTGGTGTCGGCAGTGAGTTTTTTGGCGGCGGCCACGAATTCATCGAAGGTGTAGGGCTTGTCCTTGTCCGGCAACGGGATGCCGGCCTTTTCCAGCATGGTCTTGTTGTAGCCGAAGGAGAACGGTCCAACGTCCTTGGGAAGGGCATAAATGGCACCTTCGCCCACGCGCTTGCCGTCGTACCGGTAGCTGTCAACGCCGTATTCCCAG from Arthrobacter pascens includes:
- a CDS encoding YesL family protein, translated to MNDSPLGWAGRVMEWLGFATRLVLVNVLFVAGTLAGLVVFGLFPAAVAATTVLARVRSGAGEHLVRDFVTVYRSQFWHVNRVGSIFWLAGVVLFLNSLTVLGPAGVAMLSSPIYAVLLLLAAVAGVGIIMAAATAVAVCSRYRDSVTTTWRTAFMLPLVSPVMGISLLLSLVAFAVVFSGMTFLVPLVGASVPLLISGWLVGRRLEGLEPPEPATA
- a CDS encoding ABC transporter substrate-binding protein, with product MMKSRPMAATLALLAAAGLMLGGCSAPTGGDTGEKKLTFMFRGGEDEKKAYEKAVAQFETDNNVDVDIIVTTADQYATKLKAAIAGKQVPDIFYIGPGDVQAYVQNGIVKDITEYVEKSDTIDLDNIWEYGVDSYRYDGKRVGEGAIYALPKDVGPFSFGYNKTMLEKAGIPLPDKDKPYTFDEFVAAAKKLTADTNGDGTLDQWGTGLNVQWNLQPFVWSNGGDWLNADRTKVTVDTPEFAEALQWFADLQNVHAVTPSVAEAQTLDTYQRWMKGEIGFFPIAPWDLSTYQKLDFDWDVIPYPAGKTGKTASWTGTLGIAVSESTKLPEDAVKLVEYLTANKEAQQSLVDAGIQIPNLKDMAETWAADTTTKPANKAEFLQIVKDYGRALPGGNTFNAEWYDELFTNIQPVLDGKQTAADYLKEAQPRMQEFLDAANQQAGN
- a CDS encoding carbohydrate ABC transporter permease translates to MSTTVTRRSRLHRKEHQAALVFVAIPVIGFLLFTLFPLLFSVYASFTNWNGISAPVFKGLDNYTKMFGDRYFLKSLWNTIYMMIGIPVGLAISLALALAMNRKMRGTTFFRTVYYLPVISSIAAVAILWQWAFNGDFGLINQGLGLLGIDGPNWLQDTATVKPALIIMAVWKGLGYSMLLYLAALQSVPRYLYEAAALDGATAWQQFRHITIPMVRPVTFFLIVTSIIGGSQIFVEINIMTPTGGPEFESASIVWYIWQKAFDNLQMGYASAMSVVLGLLVFVITFIQFRLNRRNQFSID
- a CDS encoding carbohydrate ABC transporter permease, with amino-acid sequence MSAQNVITTPPLEPTGPIPGSAGGQDKSGPRRRTQGQRSAKDGLRLGNILTTLVLSVGAIIMIAPLAWTFSTSLKTKDGVFELPPQWIPDPFVWENYARIWTAGPLLSGIQNSLIVACSVTIVGSLTSALAAFAFAKMRMPFKNVLFLGLLSGLMIPFPTLMIPQFTIFASIGWVDTLLPLIVPGVFGNIIMIFFLRQFLNSVPDSIVEAARIDGASYLQIFWTLIMPAIRPALAAQFILWFMAVWNDYLAPIIYLNSPGTQTLQLVIANFNAQYAIQTDYPLIMAASFIALLPVLIVFIVFQRQIIESIALSGSKG
- the arfA gene encoding arabinosylfuranosidase ArfA, giving the protein MTITSAAIEQTDLAVVAPAVITIDRSAVIAPVNRRIFGSFVEHLGRCVYDGIYEPGHPTANEDGFRLDVIELVKELGSSTIRYPGGNFVSGYRWEDGVGPRDRRPVRRDLAWHSLESNQVGLDEFARWCELTGSELMMAVNLGTRGIEAALDLLEYANHPSGTTLSDQRIANGAKDPYNIRMWCLGNEMDGPWQIGHMSADNYGKLAARTASAMKTADKDLQLVVCGSSSSSMPTFGEWERVVLEHSYDYVDYISCHAYYQERNGDLGSYLASSLDMQYFIETVVATADHVKHKLKSKKTIQLSFDEWNIWYLDEHQASDEVNEEWVHAPRQLEDTYSVADAVVFGNLLITLLKNHDRVAAASLAQLVNVIAPIMTEPGGDAWRQTTFFPFSVTSRLARGEVLRPRIEAGTYSTAVYGEAPLVDAVATADAATGQSALFLVNRSMTEAIDVTVRVSELNATVVTEAVTLHDEDVYAKNTLQDQNRVGLKELTGAVLEEGTLTVTLPPVSWSAVALG
- a CDS encoding arabinan endo-1,5-alpha-L-arabinosidase, coding for MHVPTKFATASRLRVRLAAALAAVVLLLSGCAAFPGATAQGESSPAAGLAGDFFTHDPALVAGEDGEPWFVYSTGNGQVADGNIQIRRSTDGVNWEYAGEVWQEKPAWLTAAVPGVDNLWAPELYEHGGTWYLYYSASTFGKNLSVIALATNTTLDPADPAYKWVDQGQVISSKGERFNAIDPGIAEDEDGTPWMSFGSFWTGLQMVQLEWPTGLRAGSEPPLTLADRKAPPNAIEAPYILPHDGAYYLFFSRDFCCQGLESTYNIAVGKSDTITGPYLDADGKALLDGGGTLLLSSDGGRIGPGGQSVSGDTLAFHYYAEELDGAFRLGLARLTWKDGWPTADWG
- a CDS encoding arabinan endo-1,5-alpha-L-arabinosidase, with amino-acid sequence MQIADIIPAGKPPSELLPLPASASVDSSAWGSRHAHDPTVVLDDDGTYYMFSTDAVANSKDIPAGVHMRTSTDLVAWQYAGTAFDGVPGPAAEWSGARGLWAPEVVRWPDGNWHMYYSASTFGSNTSAIGLAVAPAPAGPWDDRGIVVATRAGEHTQNAIDAAVAWDADGAPWLTYGSFFSGIYTLPLDRISGEPLATGDLGTLIARRHPSVDGAVEGAFVLYRAEEDRYVLFTSYDSLFSTYNVRVAVADHIAGPYRDFRGNSLMDLTAPPASTGTKLLGSYQFDGGTGWLAPGHNSVLTQAGPGGATEYFVVHHVRFSADPSQHVVQLRRLFFNAASWPVISPQPFAGRGREALAVPEPVAGLWRVLRFDPESTDLVPAVELELECLASGKHGSAVSDGTPAHARLLLPGLPDGSGAAKELDAVVFGSWDWARGHAALSFSGIDQHGVAWSGTKGDLS